The Diaphorobacter ruginosibacter genome contains a region encoding:
- a CDS encoding MarR family winged helix-turn-helix transcriptional regulator yields the protein MPDTEPTEPAKPRSRATRSSDGKAAIGIRDLVSYRLQKATYFATKGAYLFYAHEYEITPVEWRLLGNLYSDGSMSLVRLAEEVDTQLAQASRTIASLVKRELVIGQTDEEDGRRVSLSLTPKGKALYRKLLAEAVRYHNRLMESLTPSEQDILLQALEKLAVVGQELLAEENERG from the coding sequence ATGCCAGATACAGAGCCAACAGAACCCGCCAAGCCGAGGAGCCGTGCCACACGCTCTTCCGATGGAAAGGCGGCCATCGGCATTCGAGACCTGGTGTCCTATCGCCTGCAGAAGGCAACCTACTTTGCCACCAAGGGGGCGTATCTTTTCTATGCCCACGAGTACGAGATCACGCCCGTGGAGTGGCGCCTGCTGGGCAACCTCTATTCCGATGGAAGCATGTCGCTGGTGCGCCTTGCGGAAGAAGTCGACACGCAGCTGGCGCAGGCCAGCCGGACGATCGCAAGCCTGGTGAAGCGGGAGTTGGTCATCGGCCAGACCGATGAGGAGGATGGCCGGCGGGTCAGCCTGTCCCTGACGCCGAAAGGAAAGGCGCTGTACCGCAAGCTGCTGGCCGAAGCCGTGCGTTACCACAACCGCCTGATGGAGAGCCTGACGCCTTCCGAGCAGGACATTCTGCTGCAGGCGCTGGAGAAGCTCGCCGTGGTGGGACAGGAACTTCTCGCGGAAGAAAACGAACGCGGCTGA